The Rhea pennata isolate bPtePen1 chromosome 9, bPtePen1.pri, whole genome shotgun sequence genome has a segment encoding these proteins:
- the LOC134144070 gene encoding PHD finger protein 13-like isoform X1 produces MSPQNSTGSTQDSDSWASSHSSDCHILPDDRRSRNTLAKGAVDNSLFMNCPAFPTSFYDVRPQQMKRKKPPAKKLILEQETEKRVPLNTGKGFGVDQDQAKELVALGGQVLPLKEQSLEPSIKPSGDPPPNSLLEELMKEEKDWMPGIQGTEKPAGDDLQLKENEPCPEGRKSPSSCSTLDQSEGEDASRASSQLSEDDAWDLITCFCLKPFAGRPMIECNECATWIHLSCAKIRKSNVPEVFICQRCRDAKQEIRRSNRARTVPRKRFCD; encoded by the exons ATGAGTCCCCAGAACAGTACAGGCAGCACTCAGGACAGTGATAGCTGGGCCTCATCCCATTCCTCTGATTGTCACATCCTGCCAGATGACCGGAGGAGCAGGAACACCTTGGCCAAGGGGGCTGTGGACAACAGTCTGTTCAtgaactgtcctgccttcccCACCAGCTTCTATGATGTCAGGCCCCAGCAAATGAAACGGAAGAAACCACCAGCAAAGAAACTAATTTTGGAGCAGGAGACAGAGAAGAGGGTGCCACTGAACACTGGGAAAGGCTTTGGGGTCGACCAGGATCAGGCGAAGGAGTTGGTTGCGCTGGGGGGACAGGTGCTTCCTCTTAAAGAGCAGTCCTTGGAGCCTTCCATCAAACCATCTGGGGACCCTCCACCCAACTCCCTCCTGGAAGAGCTgatgaaagaggagaaggaCTGGATGCCGGGCATACAGGGGACCGAGAAGCCAGCAGGAGATGATCTTCAGCTAAAGGAGAACGAACCTTGTCCTGAAGGGAGGAAAAGCCCTAGTTCTTGTAGTACCTTGGACCAAAGCGAAGGGGAAGATGCAAGCAGAGCAAGCTCTCAGCTTAGTG AGGATGACGCCTGGGATCTGATCACCtgcttctgcctgaagcccttTGCAGGGAGGCCCATGATTGAATGTAACGAGTGTGCTACCTGGATCCACCTCTCGTGTGCCAAGATCCGCAAATCCAACGTGCCTGAGGTTTTCATCTGCCAGCGATGTCGCGATGCCAAGCAGGAGATTCGCCGCTCGAACCGAGCTCGGACGGTGCCCCGCAAGCGTTTCTGTGACTGA
- the LOC134144070 gene encoding PHD finger protein 13-like isoform X2, which translates to MSPQNSTGSTQDSDSWASSHSSDCHILPDDRRSRNTLAKGAVDNSLFMNCPAFPTSFYDVRPQQMKRKKPPAKKLILEQETEKRVPLNTGKGFGVDQDQAKELVALGGQVLPLKEQSLEPSIKPSGDPPPNSLLEELMKEEKDWMPGIQGTEKPAGDDLQLKENEPCPEGRKSPSSCSTLDQSEGEDASRASSQLSATPSTKAEEDDAWDLITCFCLKPFAGRPMIECNECATWIHLSCAKIRKSNVPEVFICQRCRDAKQEIRRSNRARTVPRKRFCD; encoded by the exons ATGAGTCCCCAGAACAGTACAGGCAGCACTCAGGACAGTGATAGCTGGGCCTCATCCCATTCCTCTGATTGTCACATCCTGCCAGATGACCGGAGGAGCAGGAACACCTTGGCCAAGGGGGCTGTGGACAACAGTCTGTTCAtgaactgtcctgccttcccCACCAGCTTCTATGATGTCAGGCCCCAGCAAATGAAACGGAAGAAACCACCAGCAAAGAAACTAATTTTGGAGCAGGAGACAGAGAAGAGGGTGCCACTGAACACTGGGAAAGGCTTTGGGGTCGACCAGGATCAGGCGAAGGAGTTGGTTGCGCTGGGGGGACAGGTGCTTCCTCTTAAAGAGCAGTCCTTGGAGCCTTCCATCAAACCATCTGGGGACCCTCCACCCAACTCCCTCCTGGAAGAGCTgatgaaagaggagaaggaCTGGATGCCGGGCATACAGGGGACCGAGAAGCCAGCAGGAGATGATCTTCAGCTAAAGGAGAACGAACCTTGTCCTGAAGGGAGGAAAAGCCCTAGTTCTTGTAGTACCTTGGACCAAAGCGAAGGGGAAGATGCAAGCAGAGCAAGCTCTCAGCTTAGTG CCACTCCCAGCACCAAAGCAGAAG AGGATGACGCCTGGGATCTGATCACCtgcttctgcctgaagcccttTGCAGGGAGGCCCATGATTGAATGTAACGAGTGTGCTACCTGGATCCACCTCTCGTGTGCCAAGATCCGCAAATCCAACGTGCCTGAGGTTTTCATCTGCCAGCGATGTCGCGATGCCAAGCAGGAGATTCGCCGCTCGAACCGAGCTCGGACGGTGCCCCGCAAGCGTTTCTGTGACTGA